One genomic region from Capra hircus breed San Clemente chromosome 18, ASM170441v1, whole genome shotgun sequence encodes:
- the PARD6A gene encoding partitioning defective 6 homolog alpha isoform X2, producing the protein MARPQRTPARSPDSIVEVKSKFDAEFRRFALPRASVSGFQEFSRLLCAVHQIPGLDVLLGYTDAHGDLLPLTNDDSLHRALSSGPPPLRLLVQKREADSSGLAFGSNSLQRRKKGLLLRPVAPLRTRPPLLISLPQDFRQVSSVIDVDLLPETHRRVRLHKHGSDRPLGFYIRDGMSVRVAPQGLERVPGIFISRLVRGGLAESTGLLAVSDEILEVNGIEVAGKTLDQVTDMMVANSHNLIVTVKPANQHNNVVRGASGRLAGPPSAGPAEPDSDDDSSDLIIENRQPPCSNGLSQGPPCWDLRTSRLLPAARSSLPSLDDREQASSGWGSSIRGDGSGFSL; encoded by the exons ATGGCCAGGCCACAGAGGACTCCGGCACGCAGTCCCGACAGCATCGTCGAGGTGAAGAGCAAA TTTGATGCTGAGTTCCGACGCTTTGCTCTGCCTCGCGCTTCAGTGAGTGGCTTCCAGGAGTTTTCTCGGTTGCTGTGTGCAGTACACCAGATCCCGGGCCTGGACGTGCTGCTTGGCTATACTGATGCTCACGGCGACCTACTACCCCTCACCAACGACGATAGCCTGCACCGGGCCCTGTCCAGCGGGCCGCCACCACTGCGCCTGCTAGTGCAGAAGCGGG AAGCTGATTCCAGTGGCCTGGCCTTTGGCTCCAACTCTCTGCAACGGCGCAAGAAAGGGCTCCTACTTCGGCCAGTGGCACCTCTGCGCACCCGGCCACCGCTACTGATCAGCCTGCCACAAGATTTCCGCCAGGTTTCTTCAGTCATAGATGTGGACCTACTGCCTGAGACCCACCGACGGGTGCGGCTGCATAAGCATGGTTCCGACCGCCCCCTGGGTTTCTACATCCGAGATGGCATGAGTGTGCGAGTAGCTCCCCAGGGCCTGGAACGGGTTCCAGGCATCTTCATCTCCCGCCTGGTACGAGGGGGCCTGGCTGAGAGTACAGGGCTGCTGGCAGTCAGTGATGAGATCCTCGAGGTCAATGGCATTGAGGTAGCTGGGAAGACCTTGGACCAAGTGACGGACATGATGGTCGCCAACAGCCACAACCTCATTGTCACTGTCAAGCCAGCCAATCAGCACAATAATGTGGTTCGTGGGGCATCCGGGCGTCTGGCAGGGCCTCCTTCTGCTGGGCCTGCTGAGCCTGACAGCGACGATGACAGCAGCGATCTAATCATTGAGAACCGCCAGCCTCCCTGTTCCAATGGGCTGTCTCAAGGGCCTCCATGCTGGGACCTGCGCACAAGCCGCCTACTTCCTGCTGCCCGCAGCTCTCTGCCCTCCCTGGATGATCGGGAGCAGGCCAGCTCTGGTTGGGGGAGTAGCATTCGAGGAGATGGTAGTGGCTTCAGCCTCTGA
- the ENKD1 gene encoding enkurin domain-containing protein 1 isoform X2 gives MCEGPSRISGPIPPDPTLCPDYYRRPSSAQGRLEGNAPKLDLLTTDPDLDATPPRAPRIRPGGLEILERGRRGVGGVLLQLGGISLGPGAAPKRKDPKDHEKENMRRIREIQRRFREQEHSQEQAQSRPLKALWRSPKYDKVESRVKAQLQEPGPASRTEPAHFLRAHSRCGPGLPPPRVPSPQLTLPGPNAKAPGLGVDFIMHNARTAKRAPRRHSRSLQVLAQVLEQQRQAQEHYNATQKGHVPHYLLERRDLWRREAEARQHSQPDPAMPPGHTRMPENQRLETLSSLLQTFAVPGAPVGQSQLLRELVLLPAGADSLRAQSHRAELDRKLVQVEEAIKIFSRPKVFVKMDS, from the exons ATGTGTGAGGGTCCGTCCCGCATCTCGGGGCCCATCCCCCCAGACCCTACGCTCTGTCCTGACTACTACCGGAGGCCGTCTTCGG CCCAAGGGCGCCTTGAGGGAAACGCGCCGAAGTTGGACCTGCTGACGACGGACCCGGACCTAGACGCCACCCCTCCCCGCGCCCCTCGCATCCGTCCGGGAGGCCTAGAAATCCTGGAGCGTGGCCGTCGCGGCGTGGGTggtgtgctgctgcagctcgggggtATCTCCCTAGGCCCAGGGGCCGCTCCCAAGA GGAAGGACCCTAAAGACCATGAGAAGGAGAACATGAGGCGGATCAGGGAAATCCAGAGGCGCTTCCGTGAGCAGGAGCACAGCCAGGAGCAGGCCCAATCCAGGCCCCTGAAGGCCCTGTGGCGCTCACCCAAGTATGACAAAGTGGAGTCGCGTGTCAAGGCTCAGCTGCAG GAGCCCGGCCCTGCCTCTAGAACTGAGCCAGCCCACTTTCTGCGGGCCCATTCCCGTTGCGGCCCGGGGCTCCCACCACCCCGTGTCCCCAGTCCCCAGCTAACCCTACCAGGTCCCAATGCTAAG GCCCCAGGCCTGGGTGTGGACTTCATTATGCACAATGCCCGCACTGCCAAGAGGGCCCCCCGGCGGCATTCTCGCTCACTGCAAGTCCTGGCACAGGTGCTGGAGCAGCAACGGCAAGCCCAGGAGCACTACAACGCCACGCAGAAGGGTCACGTGCCCCATTA CTTGTTGGAGCGAAGGGACCTGTGGCGGCGGGAGGCTGAGGCCCGGCAGCACAGCCAACCAGACCCGGCCATGCCCCCTGGCCACACTCGCATGCCTGAGAACCAGCGGCTGGAGACACTGAGCAGTCTGCTCCAGA CATTTGCTGTTCCTGGGGCCCCTGTAGGCCAGAGCCAGCTGCTGCGTGAGCTGGTGCTGCTGCCTGCGGGGGCGGATTCACTGAGGGCCCAGAGCCACCGTGCTGAGCTGGACCGGAAGCTGGTGCAGGTAGAGGAGGCCATCAAGATCTTTTCCCGCCCCAAAGTCTTTGTGAAGATGGATTCCTGA
- the ACD gene encoding adrenocortical dysplasia protein homolog isoform X1, with translation MASFGGLVLRPWIRELVLGSEALSSPRAGQLLKVLQEAKAQSPSGAPDPPEAEAALLVSDGTHSIRCLVTGEALNASDWEEKEFGFRGTEGRILLLRDCKVRVQVSERDTPAEFFLQVDRFALLPTEQPREQVTACNEDPDVRKKLDDCLEEHLSESTSSNAGLPLSQLLNEVEVDQEHQKALVCLAESCLMLAGPDTAAPITPWAASRCRAMGEAVYTVSSLRLHIPENDQQILSSLGPSQRAQGPERSPSHLALQDLSLSLISSSPSSPSSSGTPALPSHLLSKENSASVSLLPPLPLAAPDPVQKGSSQPLSTICSAHGSLPPVSPHPSSVPNAPLLSCTPSLSRLGHAPSIHQAHVSSAQKPSLEFKEVGLPPKTWQHSPRTRTAKGALESSCVWTSCPLQDPPERHRDGSAFQYAYKPPCPSLCAQVQAARLPPQLVAWALHFLMEPQPDSELTQM, from the exons ATGGCAAGTTTTGGGGGCCTGGTCCTGCGACCCTGGATCCGAGAGCTGGTCCTAGGGTCAGAGGCACTCTCAAGCCCGCGGGCGGGGCAGCTGCTCAAG GTACTgcaggaggccaaggcccagagcCCGTCCGGTGCCCCTGACCCACCCGAAGCGGAGGCCGCGCTGCTTGTATCCGACGGGACCCACAGTATCCGATGCCTAGTGACGGGGGAGGCCCTGAACGCCTCAGACTG GGAGGAGAAGGAGTTCGGCTTCAGAGGGACAGAAGGCCGAATACTGCTGCTGCGGGACTGCAAGGTCCGCGTCCAGGTCTCCGAGAGAGACACG CCCGCGGAGTTCTTCCTCCAGGTGGACCGTTTCGCTCTGCTGCCCACAGAACAACCCCGGGAACAGGTGACAGCTTG CAACGAGGACCCAGATGTACGGAAAAAGCTCGATGACTGCTTGGA GGAGCACCTTTCAGAGTCCACCTCATCCAATGCAG GTCTTCCACTGTCCCAGCTTCTGAATGAGGTAGAGGTGGACCAGGAGCATCAGAAGGCGCTAGTGTGCCTGGCTGAGAGCTGTCTGATGCTGGCAGGTCCTGACACGGCAGCCCCCATCACCCCCTGGGCTGCCTCTCGCTGCAGAGCCATG GGAGAAGCTGTGTACACTGTCTCCAGCCTAAGGCTGCACATCCCCGAGAATGACCAGCAAATCCTGAGCTCTCTGGGCCCAAGTCAGAGGGCACAGG gccctgaGCGATCCCCATCACACCTGGCTCTGCAGGACCTGTCGCTGAGTCTgatctcctcctctccttcctcacccAGTTCCTCAG GAACCCCTGCCTTACCCAGCCACCTGCTGTCAAAGGAGAACAGTGCCAGCGTCAGCCTTCTGCCTCCTCTGCCCTTGGCTGCTCCAGACCCAGTACAGAAGGGCAGCTCCCAGCCCCTGTCAACCATCTGCTCAGCCCATGGCTCCCTGCCCCCTGTGTCCCCACATCCCAGCAGTGTACCCAACGCCCCACTCCTTAGCTGCACCCCAAGCCTGTCACGCCTTGGCCATGCCCCCAGTATACACCAGGCCCATGTAAGCAGTGCCCAGAAACCTAGCCTGGAGTTCAAAGAGGTTGGGTTACCCCCCAAGACCTGGCAGCATTCTCCAAGGACAAGAACCGCCAAGGGAGCCCTGGAGTCCAGCTGTGTCTGG ACATCATGTCCCCTTCAGGACCCCCCAGAGAGGCATCGTGATGGTTCTGCCTTCCAGTATGCGTACAAGCCACCTTGCCCCTCCCTGTGTGCCCAGGTCCAGGCTGCCAG GCTCCCTCCCCAGCTCGTGGCCTGGGCCTTGCACTTTTTGATGGAGCCACAACCAGACTCTGAACTGACCCAGATGTGA
- the ENKD1 gene encoding enkurin domain-containing protein 1 isoform X1, producing MCEGPSRISGPIPPDPTLCPDYYRRPSSAQGRLEGNAPKLDLLTTDPDLDATPPRAPRIRPGGLEILERGRRGVGGVLLQLGGISLGPGAAPKRKDPKDHEKENMRRIREIQRRFREQEHSQEQAQSRPLKALWRSPKYDKVESRVKAQLQEPGPASRTEPAHFLRAHSRCGPGLPPPRVPSPQLTLPGPNAKAPGLGVDFIMHNARTAKRAPRRHSRSLQVLAQVLEQQRQAQEHYNATQKGHVPHYLLERRDLWRREAEARQHSQPDPAMPPGHTRMPENQRLETLSSLLQSEYVGKGSWLGNPPGTMHPCPAFAVPGAPVGQSQLLRELVLLPAGADSLRAQSHRAELDRKLVQVEEAIKIFSRPKVFVKMDS from the exons ATGTGTGAGGGTCCGTCCCGCATCTCGGGGCCCATCCCCCCAGACCCTACGCTCTGTCCTGACTACTACCGGAGGCCGTCTTCGG CCCAAGGGCGCCTTGAGGGAAACGCGCCGAAGTTGGACCTGCTGACGACGGACCCGGACCTAGACGCCACCCCTCCCCGCGCCCCTCGCATCCGTCCGGGAGGCCTAGAAATCCTGGAGCGTGGCCGTCGCGGCGTGGGTggtgtgctgctgcagctcgggggtATCTCCCTAGGCCCAGGGGCCGCTCCCAAGA GGAAGGACCCTAAAGACCATGAGAAGGAGAACATGAGGCGGATCAGGGAAATCCAGAGGCGCTTCCGTGAGCAGGAGCACAGCCAGGAGCAGGCCCAATCCAGGCCCCTGAAGGCCCTGTGGCGCTCACCCAAGTATGACAAAGTGGAGTCGCGTGTCAAGGCTCAGCTGCAG GAGCCCGGCCCTGCCTCTAGAACTGAGCCAGCCCACTTTCTGCGGGCCCATTCCCGTTGCGGCCCGGGGCTCCCACCACCCCGTGTCCCCAGTCCCCAGCTAACCCTACCAGGTCCCAATGCTAAG GCCCCAGGCCTGGGTGTGGACTTCATTATGCACAATGCCCGCACTGCCAAGAGGGCCCCCCGGCGGCATTCTCGCTCACTGCAAGTCCTGGCACAGGTGCTGGAGCAGCAACGGCAAGCCCAGGAGCACTACAACGCCACGCAGAAGGGTCACGTGCCCCATTA CTTGTTGGAGCGAAGGGACCTGTGGCGGCGGGAGGCTGAGGCCCGGCAGCACAGCCAACCAGACCCGGCCATGCCCCCTGGCCACACTCGCATGCCTGAGAACCAGCGGCTGGAGACACTGAGCAGTCTGCTCCAGAGTGAGTACGTGGGCAAGGGGAGCTGGCTGGGGAACCCACCAGGTACTATGCACCCCTGCCCAGCATTTGCTGTTCCTGGGGCCCCTGTAGGCCAGAGCCAGCTGCTGCGTGAGCTGGTGCTGCTGCCTGCGGGGGCGGATTCACTGAGGGCCCAGAGCCACCGTGCTGAGCTGGACCGGAAGCTGGTGCAGGTAGAGGAGGCCATCAAGATCTTTTCCCGCCCCAAAGTCTTTGTGAAGATGGATTCCTGA
- the ENKD1 gene encoding enkurin domain-containing protein 1 isoform X3, whose translation MCEGPSRISGPIPPDPTLCPDYYRRPSSAQGRLEGNAPKLDLLTTDPDLDATPPRAPRIRPGGLEILERGRRGVGGVLLQLGGISLGPGAAPKRKDPKDHEKENMRRIREIQRRFREQEHSQEQAQSRPLKALWRSPKYDKVESRVKAQLQEPGPASRTEPAHFLRAHSRCGPGLPPPRVPSPQLTLPGPNAKAPGLGVDFIMHNARTAKRAPRRHSRSLQVLAQVLEQQRQAQEHYNATQKGHVPHYLLERRDLWRREAEARQHSQPDPAMPPGHTRMPENQRLETLSSLLQSQSQLLRELVLLPAGADSLRAQSHRAELDRKLVQVEEAIKIFSRPKVFVKMDS comes from the exons ATGTGTGAGGGTCCGTCCCGCATCTCGGGGCCCATCCCCCCAGACCCTACGCTCTGTCCTGACTACTACCGGAGGCCGTCTTCGG CCCAAGGGCGCCTTGAGGGAAACGCGCCGAAGTTGGACCTGCTGACGACGGACCCGGACCTAGACGCCACCCCTCCCCGCGCCCCTCGCATCCGTCCGGGAGGCCTAGAAATCCTGGAGCGTGGCCGTCGCGGCGTGGGTggtgtgctgctgcagctcgggggtATCTCCCTAGGCCCAGGGGCCGCTCCCAAGA GGAAGGACCCTAAAGACCATGAGAAGGAGAACATGAGGCGGATCAGGGAAATCCAGAGGCGCTTCCGTGAGCAGGAGCACAGCCAGGAGCAGGCCCAATCCAGGCCCCTGAAGGCCCTGTGGCGCTCACCCAAGTATGACAAAGTGGAGTCGCGTGTCAAGGCTCAGCTGCAG GAGCCCGGCCCTGCCTCTAGAACTGAGCCAGCCCACTTTCTGCGGGCCCATTCCCGTTGCGGCCCGGGGCTCCCACCACCCCGTGTCCCCAGTCCCCAGCTAACCCTACCAGGTCCCAATGCTAAG GCCCCAGGCCTGGGTGTGGACTTCATTATGCACAATGCCCGCACTGCCAAGAGGGCCCCCCGGCGGCATTCTCGCTCACTGCAAGTCCTGGCACAGGTGCTGGAGCAGCAACGGCAAGCCCAGGAGCACTACAACGCCACGCAGAAGGGTCACGTGCCCCATTA CTTGTTGGAGCGAAGGGACCTGTGGCGGCGGGAGGCTGAGGCCCGGCAGCACAGCCAACCAGACCCGGCCATGCCCCCTGGCCACACTCGCATGCCTGAGAACCAGCGGCTGGAGACACTGAGCAGTCTGCTCCAGA GCCAGAGCCAGCTGCTGCGTGAGCTGGTGCTGCTGCCTGCGGGGGCGGATTCACTGAGGGCCCAGAGCCACCGTGCTGAGCTGGACCGGAAGCTGGTGCAGGTAGAGGAGGCCATCAAGATCTTTTCCCGCCCCAAAGTCTTTGTGAAGATGGATTCCTGA
- the PARD6A gene encoding partitioning defective 6 homolog alpha isoform X1: MARPQRTPARSPDSIVEVKSKFDAEFRRFALPRASVSGFQEFSRLLCAVHQIPGLDVLLGYTDAHGDLLPLTNDDSLHRALSSGPPPLRLLVQKRAEADSSGLAFGSNSLQRRKKGLLLRPVAPLRTRPPLLISLPQDFRQVSSVIDVDLLPETHRRVRLHKHGSDRPLGFYIRDGMSVRVAPQGLERVPGIFISRLVRGGLAESTGLLAVSDEILEVNGIEVAGKTLDQVTDMMVANSHNLIVTVKPANQHNNVVRGASGRLAGPPSAGPAEPDSDDDSSDLIIENRQPPCSNGLSQGPPCWDLRTSRLLPAARSSLPSLDDREQASSGWGSSIRGDGSGFSL, translated from the exons ATGGCCAGGCCACAGAGGACTCCGGCACGCAGTCCCGACAGCATCGTCGAGGTGAAGAGCAAA TTTGATGCTGAGTTCCGACGCTTTGCTCTGCCTCGCGCTTCAGTGAGTGGCTTCCAGGAGTTTTCTCGGTTGCTGTGTGCAGTACACCAGATCCCGGGCCTGGACGTGCTGCTTGGCTATACTGATGCTCACGGCGACCTACTACCCCTCACCAACGACGATAGCCTGCACCGGGCCCTGTCCAGCGGGCCGCCACCACTGCGCCTGCTAGTGCAGAAGCGGG CAGAAGCTGATTCCAGTGGCCTGGCCTTTGGCTCCAACTCTCTGCAACGGCGCAAGAAAGGGCTCCTACTTCGGCCAGTGGCACCTCTGCGCACCCGGCCACCGCTACTGATCAGCCTGCCACAAGATTTCCGCCAGGTTTCTTCAGTCATAGATGTGGACCTACTGCCTGAGACCCACCGACGGGTGCGGCTGCATAAGCATGGTTCCGACCGCCCCCTGGGTTTCTACATCCGAGATGGCATGAGTGTGCGAGTAGCTCCCCAGGGCCTGGAACGGGTTCCAGGCATCTTCATCTCCCGCCTGGTACGAGGGGGCCTGGCTGAGAGTACAGGGCTGCTGGCAGTCAGTGATGAGATCCTCGAGGTCAATGGCATTGAGGTAGCTGGGAAGACCTTGGACCAAGTGACGGACATGATGGTCGCCAACAGCCACAACCTCATTGTCACTGTCAAGCCAGCCAATCAGCACAATAATGTGGTTCGTGGGGCATCCGGGCGTCTGGCAGGGCCTCCTTCTGCTGGGCCTGCTGAGCCTGACAGCGACGATGACAGCAGCGATCTAATCATTGAGAACCGCCAGCCTCCCTGTTCCAATGGGCTGTCTCAAGGGCCTCCATGCTGGGACCTGCGCACAAGCCGCCTACTTCCTGCTGCCCGCAGCTCTCTGCCCTCCCTGGATGATCGGGAGCAGGCCAGCTCTGGTTGGGGGAGTAGCATTCGAGGAGATGGTAGTGGCTTCAGCCTCTGA
- the ENKD1 gene encoding enkurin domain-containing protein 1 isoform X4 — MQGKDPKDHEKENMRRIREIQRRFREQEHSQEQAQSRPLKALWRSPKYDKVESRVKAQLQEPGPASRTEPAHFLRAHSRCGPGLPPPRVPSPQLTLPGPNAKAPGLGVDFIMHNARTAKRAPRRHSRSLQVLAQVLEQQRQAQEHYNATQKGHVPHYLLERRDLWRREAEARQHSQPDPAMPPGHTRMPENQRLETLSSLLQSEYVGKGSWLGNPPGTMHPCPAFAVPGAPVGQSQLLRELVLLPAGADSLRAQSHRAELDRKLVQVEEAIKIFSRPKVFVKMDS; from the exons ATGCAAG GGAAGGACCCTAAAGACCATGAGAAGGAGAACATGAGGCGGATCAGGGAAATCCAGAGGCGCTTCCGTGAGCAGGAGCACAGCCAGGAGCAGGCCCAATCCAGGCCCCTGAAGGCCCTGTGGCGCTCACCCAAGTATGACAAAGTGGAGTCGCGTGTCAAGGCTCAGCTGCAG GAGCCCGGCCCTGCCTCTAGAACTGAGCCAGCCCACTTTCTGCGGGCCCATTCCCGTTGCGGCCCGGGGCTCCCACCACCCCGTGTCCCCAGTCCCCAGCTAACCCTACCAGGTCCCAATGCTAAG GCCCCAGGCCTGGGTGTGGACTTCATTATGCACAATGCCCGCACTGCCAAGAGGGCCCCCCGGCGGCATTCTCGCTCACTGCAAGTCCTGGCACAGGTGCTGGAGCAGCAACGGCAAGCCCAGGAGCACTACAACGCCACGCAGAAGGGTCACGTGCCCCATTA CTTGTTGGAGCGAAGGGACCTGTGGCGGCGGGAGGCTGAGGCCCGGCAGCACAGCCAACCAGACCCGGCCATGCCCCCTGGCCACACTCGCATGCCTGAGAACCAGCGGCTGGAGACACTGAGCAGTCTGCTCCAGAGTGAGTACGTGGGCAAGGGGAGCTGGCTGGGGAACCCACCAGGTACTATGCACCCCTGCCCAGCATTTGCTGTTCCTGGGGCCCCTGTAGGCCAGAGCCAGCTGCTGCGTGAGCTGGTGCTGCTGCCTGCGGGGGCGGATTCACTGAGGGCCCAGAGCCACCGTGCTGAGCTGGACCGGAAGCTGGTGCAGGTAGAGGAGGCCATCAAGATCTTTTCCCGCCCCAAAGTCTTTGTGAAGATGGATTCCTGA
- the ACD gene encoding adrenocortical dysplasia protein homolog isoform X2 — protein MASFGGLVLRPWIRELVLGSEALSSPRAGQLLKVLQEAKAQSPSGAPDPPEAEAALLVSDGTHSIRCLVTGEALNASDWEEKEFGFRGTEGRILLLRDCKVRVQVSERDTPAEFFLQVDRFALLPTEQPREQVTACNEDPDVRKKLDDCLEEHLSESTSSNAGLPLSQLLNEVEVDQEHQKALVCLAESCLMLAGPDTAAPITPWAASRCRAMGEAVYTVSSLRLHIPENDQQILSSLGPSQRAQGPERSPSHLALQDLSLSLISSSPSSPSSSGTPALPSHLLSKENSASVSLLPPLPLAAPDPVQKGSSQPLSTICSAHGSLPPVSPHPSSVPNAPLLSCTPSLSRLGHAPSIHQAHVSSAQKPSLEFKEVGLPPKTWQHSPRTRTAKGALESSCVWDPPERHRDGSAFQYAYKPPCPSLCAQVQAARLPPQLVAWALHFLMEPQPDSELTQM, from the exons ATGGCAAGTTTTGGGGGCCTGGTCCTGCGACCCTGGATCCGAGAGCTGGTCCTAGGGTCAGAGGCACTCTCAAGCCCGCGGGCGGGGCAGCTGCTCAAG GTACTgcaggaggccaaggcccagagcCCGTCCGGTGCCCCTGACCCACCCGAAGCGGAGGCCGCGCTGCTTGTATCCGACGGGACCCACAGTATCCGATGCCTAGTGACGGGGGAGGCCCTGAACGCCTCAGACTG GGAGGAGAAGGAGTTCGGCTTCAGAGGGACAGAAGGCCGAATACTGCTGCTGCGGGACTGCAAGGTCCGCGTCCAGGTCTCCGAGAGAGACACG CCCGCGGAGTTCTTCCTCCAGGTGGACCGTTTCGCTCTGCTGCCCACAGAACAACCCCGGGAACAGGTGACAGCTTG CAACGAGGACCCAGATGTACGGAAAAAGCTCGATGACTGCTTGGA GGAGCACCTTTCAGAGTCCACCTCATCCAATGCAG GTCTTCCACTGTCCCAGCTTCTGAATGAGGTAGAGGTGGACCAGGAGCATCAGAAGGCGCTAGTGTGCCTGGCTGAGAGCTGTCTGATGCTGGCAGGTCCTGACACGGCAGCCCCCATCACCCCCTGGGCTGCCTCTCGCTGCAGAGCCATG GGAGAAGCTGTGTACACTGTCTCCAGCCTAAGGCTGCACATCCCCGAGAATGACCAGCAAATCCTGAGCTCTCTGGGCCCAAGTCAGAGGGCACAGG gccctgaGCGATCCCCATCACACCTGGCTCTGCAGGACCTGTCGCTGAGTCTgatctcctcctctccttcctcacccAGTTCCTCAG GAACCCCTGCCTTACCCAGCCACCTGCTGTCAAAGGAGAACAGTGCCAGCGTCAGCCTTCTGCCTCCTCTGCCCTTGGCTGCTCCAGACCCAGTACAGAAGGGCAGCTCCCAGCCCCTGTCAACCATCTGCTCAGCCCATGGCTCCCTGCCCCCTGTGTCCCCACATCCCAGCAGTGTACCCAACGCCCCACTCCTTAGCTGCACCCCAAGCCTGTCACGCCTTGGCCATGCCCCCAGTATACACCAGGCCCATGTAAGCAGTGCCCAGAAACCTAGCCTGGAGTTCAAAGAGGTTGGGTTACCCCCCAAGACCTGGCAGCATTCTCCAAGGACAAGAACCGCCAAGGGAGCCCTGGAGTCCAGCTGTGTCTGG GACCCCCCAGAGAGGCATCGTGATGGTTCTGCCTTCCAGTATGCGTACAAGCCACCTTGCCCCTCCCTGTGTGCCCAGGTCCAGGCTGCCAG GCTCCCTCCCCAGCTCGTGGCCTGGGCCTTGCACTTTTTGATGGAGCCACAACCAGACTCTGAACTGACCCAGATGTGA